The Streptomyces sp. NBC_00236 DNA window AGCCGGGCCGGGCCGACGCGGTGGGAGGCGTGGTGGGGGAGGCCGCGGAGGAGGCGGGAGCCGAGGGGCTGATGCGGGTGGGGGCGCCGCCGGCCCGGTCGCCGGCGCCGGGGCCCGGGCGGCCGACCGCCCCGGTCCGGGTCTCACCGCCCGCCGAGGCGAGGAACGACACCGCCGTCACGAGCGCGCCCGTCAGTACCACCACCCCCGCCGCCAGCCAGGCCTTACGGCTCGCCGGCAGGGTCGACATCCGGCCCGCGAGCGTCTCCCGGGCGATCCACGCACCGTCACCGCCGCCCGCCCGCGTCACCGAGTCACAGTCGGGACAGCTCATACCGGGCAGCGCACCACGTCGCTGACCGCCGCACTGTTGGCACCTCATGGCAGCACACCATGCCAGTGCCGCGTCCCCGCAGGGAGGGATCGTACGGAATTGGCCCGCCGCCGGTCCCCCACCGCTGCGCGGGACCGGCGGCGGGCGTCAGCGCAGTTCGTCCGGGCACGGAGTCCCGGGCTGCAGTTGATACGGGGCGCCGAGCCGGTACACGCCGGGGCGCGGGGCGAGCAGTTCCGTCCACTCGTCGCCGTACTCGTCCTCGTCCATCTTGATCAGGCAGCCGTTCGTGTTGACGAAGGACTTCGGGGTGTCCTTGTCCGCACGCTCCTTGGACGCCTCGGTCTCCTGCGGCCGCTCCAGGCTCTTGCCCTTCTCGTCCACGACGGCGAGCCAGGGCGAGTACGGGATACGGATCAGCACCCGGCCCGCCTCCTTCACGTGGATGGTCAGCTCCCCGGCCTCGGCCTTGTCGACCGTCGCCGGCGGATCGGCCATCGGCACGGGGCCCTCGACCGCGAAGAGCCGCCAGTTCTCGTCGGACCAGATCGCCTTGAGGTACGGCAGCCCCTTGTCGACCAGCTCCGTCTCCTGGGCGGCGCCGCTGGAGTCCGGGTCGCCCTTCGGCAGCACCACGTAGTGGACGGCCCAGCGATCGAGCCACTGGCGGTAGTTGACGGGGTTCAGGGTGTCGTCGTAGAAGAGCGGGTTGCGCTCCATGTCGGCCTGCCGGTTCCAGCCGCGGGCCAGGTTGACGTGCTGCAGCATCGCGGCCGATTCCCGGTGGCTGCTCGGCGGGACCACCTCGACCCTGCCCCGGTCGGCCCCGACCTGCTGGAGCTGATCGACCAGCGGCGCCAGCGCCCGCGTCCAGGACGCGGTGGGGGCGGTCCGGACGATGTCGTCGACGCCCTTGAACCCGATCCAGAAGTTCAGTCCGACGAACGCGAGGACCAGTGCGTACCACTTACGGGAACGGGGCACGGTGTACGGCAGCGCGGCCAGCAGCACCACCCCGGCGAACAGCATCGCCATCCGCGAGACGTTCGAGCCGATCTGCGAGTCGATCACATACGTCAGCAGCGTCCCGGTCCCGTACACGGCGGCCGCGGTGCGCACCGTGCGCCAGTCGCGCGGCACCAGGAAGAAGACGAGCCAGGCGAAGACGAACGGCCCCGACAGCGTCGCGACCGACATCGGCTGCGTACCGGAGAACGGGAACAGCCACGCGGACAGCGCCACCACCACGACCGGCGCCAGCCCGAGGGCGTACGCACCGGGGCGCCGCTTGTTCAGGAACAGCGCGGCCGCGATCACTCCGAGGAAGAGCCCGGCCACCGGACTGCTCGCCGTCGCGAGGGCGGCGAGCGGTGCGGCGACGGCCGCCTTCGCCCAGCGCTTGTACCGCCAGCGGTACGGCCAGCAGAACACCGCCGCCGTCGCGCCGATCGCGAACATCATGCCGAGCCCGAACGTCACCCGGCCCGACAGCGCGTTGCACAGATACGCGAAGACACCCGCCATCGAGCAGGCCAGCGGATTGCGCACCGCCTTCACCCGGTAAAGGATCAGGGAGGTCAGGCCCGCCGAGACCGTTCCGGCGATCATCATCGTCGTGCGTACGCCGACCAGCGACATCAGATACGGCGAGACGACGCTGTACGAGACGGGGTGCATGCCCCCGTACCAGGCCAGGTTGTACGCCGTCCCGGGATGCCGGCCGACGAACTCGGCCCAGGCGTCCTGGGCCGCGATGTCACCGCCGCTGTTGGCGAAGAAGAGGAACCAGAGAATGTGGGCGACGGCCGCGACCGCGGTCGTCAGCAGGACCGGATGCCTCAGGCACCGCTCCTTGAGAGCGTCGAACCTCCCGGTGGGCCCTCCGGCGCCGTCCGGTCCACCCGGCCCGTCCGCCCCGCCGGTGCTCCCCGCGGCGCTCGCGGAAGCCGTGCTGCTCGCCCGTGTCGGCTCGGCAGTGGTCACTGCGACTCTCCCCGTCCCTCCCCGGACGCGTTGGAACCGCCGGCTTGCCTGCTCGGGTCTCATGGGCGGGAAGACGCGTTCCAGGGTCCACGCGTTGCCCCCGGGACGCTAACACGCACCTTCTCGTCACCGCCCGGAAAGGGGCCGGGGAAGGTCCGGGAAGGCCCGTGAGATGCCTCGCACCCGGGCGTTCCCTGGCGCTTCCCCGGTCCTGGCTCTCCCCGCCGCCCCCGGCCCTCTCCGGGCCGGGGGCGGCGGAGCGTCAGCCGATGCGGGTCAGCTTCTGGCCGAAGCCCGGGTCCTTCAGGTCCGCCTGGAGGGCGACCGGGGTGCTGACCTTTCCGGGGCCCGTCCCCACGGTCACCACGCCGACCTTCGTGCCCGCCTTCATGCTGCGCGAGATCTCCTCGCCGTTGCCCTTCACGGACAGTTCGATCTTGAGACCCGCCCAGCCCTTCGCCTTGAGGTCACCGGTCGCGACCAGCGGAGTGTGGCCGCCGAACCCGTCGTCGACGTACCCGACGACATCGCCCTTCTTCACGACCGTGGCGGACGTCACGGCCTTCTGCGCGTCCTTGATCAGCTTGAGGCTGTTGTTCAGCGACATCACGAGGCTGTCGTACGGCTGGCCGGTACCCGCCTGCTGGCCCATGACCGCGCCGTAGATCCAGAGCGTCTTGCCGTCCACGACCGTGTTGGCGGACCAGACCAGGTTGCCGCCGGCCGGTGTGGAGGAGCCGGTCTTGATGCCGCTCACACCCGGCTCCAGCAGGATCGTGTTGTTGTTGTAGATCGTTCCGTCGACCCCGTCGATGTTGATCTGCGGGGTGTCGACGATCTCCCGGAACACCTCGTTCTGCATCACGGCCCTGGCGAGCTTGAGCTGGTCGGCGGCGGTGGACACCGTCGTCTTCTTCAGCCCGCTCGGGTCCGTGTACGTGGTGCCGGTCATGCCGAGGTTCTTGGCCGCGGCGTTCATCTTCGCGATGAACTCCGCCTCGGACGAGTCCCAGCGGGCGAAGAGGCGTGCGGCGTTGTTGCCCGACGGGATCATCAGGAGCTGCAGCATCTGCTTCTCGGTGAACTGCTGCCCCTTGCTGATCGGGGCCGTGGACTCGTCGCCCAGCTTGGACTCGTCCTCCGCCTGCTGGTCGACGGTGATCTTCTCGCCCTGCTCCTTGCCGGTGAGCGGGTGCTCCTTGAGCACCACGTACGCCGTCATGATCTTGGCGACGCTGGCGATGGGCGCCGGCTTCTGCGCACCCGCCGAACCGAGCGAGCCGACACCGTCCACGGTGACCGCCGACTGCCCCTGTTCGGGCCAGGAGAGGTTCAGGTCGCCACCCTCGAAGGTGTACGCGGACTGCGCCGTCATCGTCAGCACCGGGGCCGGCAACGGACGCACCATCTGCACGACTGCAAAGATGATCAGCAGCAGAAGGACCAGCGGGGTCCAGATCTTGACCCGGCGCACGGCGGTGCGGACCGGCGTCTCCGGCGGCGGCGGGGTGTTCGTCAGCTCCGCCAGCAGGTCGAGCGGCGGCCGGGGCGGCATCGGCTGCTGCCGGGTCCGCTCGGCACCGCTGAGCGACGCGGCGGGCTGCTGCCGAGCGGCGCCGGGGGCCGCGGGGGCGGGTGCCTCCGGGGTGCGGGGTGCGGGCGCCGGGCGTACGTCGTCCGCACGCAGCTTCACGAACTTGCTGGTCCGCTCGGCAGGGGCCTCCGGCCTCGACCCGGTCTCCGGACCGGGCTTCGGCTTCTGCTCCGCCGGCGGCGGGGTGATCTTCAGCGCGGTCGTCGGCTGGTCGACGCGGGGCAGCCTCGGCGCCTTGAAGACGGCCGTCGCCTGGTCGATTCCGCGCGTGTCCGCGGCGGGCTGTGCCTCGTCGTCGGACTCCTTGCCGGACTCCTCACGGGTCCGGGGAACGCGCACGTCGGAGGTGGTGTCGGCAGCGTCGTCGGTGGCTGCGTCGGCGTCGCCATCGGTGTCGGCAGCGTCGTCAGTGTCGGTGTCGGTCGGCGTCCCGTCGTCTTCGGGCGCAGCGTCTTCACCGTCCGGCGCCGCAGGCGCCTTCGGCTCCTCCGACCCGTCCGGCTTCTTCGACTCCTTCGACTCCGCAGCGCCATCGGCCGCGTCCTCGTCCTTGGACACCCACGCGGCGACGGCGGCACGCAGCCGCGCATCGCCCTCCACGGGCCCGGCGGCCTCAGCCGGCTGCTCGTCGGACTTGCCCTTCGCGGCCTCCACAGGCTCGACGGGCGCGTCCTCCGAAGGCTCCACGGGCTCCACGGTCTCCGCCCGCGCCTCCGCGGCGTCCGCACCGGCCTCGGGGGCCTCCGCAGGGCTCTCAGGGCCTCCTACGGCCTCCGGGGCCCCTTCGGCGGCCTCGCCTGCCTCGGGCTCCTGTGGAGGCACCGCATCCGATTCCCCGGAGTCGTCCGAAACGGAGTCATCCGCATCCTCAGCGTCGTCCGAAACGGAGTCGTCCGCATCCTCGGGGCCGTCCGAAACGGAGCCATCCGAAACGGACGCGCCAGCGGACGTGTCAGCGGACTCGTCGGCTCCGGCACCACCACCGGCGACACCGGCCTCATCCACATCGCCGCCATCACGGCCGTCACCGCCGTCACCGCCGTCACCGCCGTCACCGCCGTCGGCGCCGTCCGGCTCCGCCGGCTCGGTCCGCTGCGTGCGGAAAACTGCTGTCGCCGTGTCCGAACCGCTTCCGGACTCCGCCGGAGAGGCGGGTTCGCGGAACACAGCAAGACGCGGATCGGTCTCGCTCCGAGTCGTTCCCGACGACTTCTGCTGCTCCGACTTGTCGGGGGACTCGCCCGCCACCGATGCCTCCTCCATGCGGCGCGGGACATCCCCGCGCTGTCCGAACCATCTACCAGTGTCCCGTGTGAACCCTCGGCCGGGCTGCTAGACGAGAACGACATACCTACTGGTTCCCGTATAAAGCACCCAGGCACCCTCGACAGACAGATGTGAGAGGGGTCACCCTGTCACTCATCCACGCGGGGAGGCATGGATGGGCAGGAGCCGCAGAACAATTCCGGAGGAGCTTCTGCTGCTCGCTCTGGACCCGACCACGGGTACCACAGCGCAGCCGCAGTCGCTCGACCTCGGCCTGGCCGGGGCACAGCTAGTAGAGCTGGCTCTGGCAGGACGGATAGCCCCTGATGGGGATCGTATCGCCGTGGTGATGCCACGGCCGACAGGAGATCCGACCCTGGACTCCGCACTGGAACTGCTGCGCAGACGCGGCAGCCCGGTCCGGGCCGTCCACTGGATAGGCGGACCCCGGCTGGGGCTCCGCCAGATTTACCTCGCTCATCTGGAGCGGTGCGGCATGGTGCATGCCGTGGCGGGCCAGATGTGCGGAGTGCTGCCGACGACTCGCTACCAGGCGACGGACACGGCAATCAGCCGGGACATCAGAGCCAGGCTGGACAGTGCGATCCGCACCGGCGTACCGCCGGACCCGCGGACCGCGGCGCTCGCCGCACTGGCCCACGCGGTCGGACTCGGCAAGCACCTGTACCCCGGGAACGAGGGGCGCTCGTCGCGCTCCCGGCTCCGGGACCTGATCAGACACGACCCCATGGGCGGTCTCGTGGCGCACGCCGTCATGGACGTCCAGAACGGGGCCGTCGCACAACCGCGCCGCAACCAGGCGGCCGGCGTTCCGTTGCAACAGCAAGTGCAGTCGCAGTCACGCCGCGACAGCATGGCGCACACCGTGGCTCATTAGGGCCGCACGGGCGTCGAGGCAGCACCCGCACCACCCGGCATCACGCGCACCACCGAGCACCACAACGCACCACCGCAACAACCGAATACCGCCGCACCGTCGTCCCCAAAGACCCGGTTCGGGAGCCGCACCAAGCGCGGGGCAGCCGGTACCACCGGCTGCCCCGCGTTGCTGCGTGTGGCCGTTTCCCAGCGCGGCCGGGCCCACGGGTGGCAATCTGCTGAGCAGTAGATACGCACAGCTACATAGCCGGAGGTGCCGTTTCCGTGCCGTCCAACGTCAATCCCACCGTCAGGCGACGCCGGTTGGGTCAGGAATTGCGCCGACTGCGCGAGATCAAGGGCATGACGGCCGAGGAGGTGGCGGAGCGGCTGCTGGTCTCGCAGTCCAAGATCAGCCGCCTGGAGAACGGCCGCCGCTCGATCAGCCAGCGCGACGTACGCGACCTCTGCGGGGTGTACGAGGTCGAGGACGTCAGGATCGTCGACTCGCTCATGCAGATGGCCAAGGACTCCCGCCAGCAGGGCTGGTGGCACGCCTTCGGCGACATCCCGTACAGCGTCTACATCGGCCTGGAGACAGATGCCGAGTCGCTGCGGGTGTACGAACCCCAGGTGGTCCCCGGACTGCTGCAGACGCGGCAGTACGCCGAGGCGCTGATCAACGGCGCGTTGCCGGAGGCCCCGCCCTCGGACATCGACAAGCGCGTCAGCGTCCGTTCGCGCCGCCAGGACCGGATCACCGCCCCCGAGCACCCGCTGCGGCTGTGGGCGGTCATCGACGAGTCCGCGCTGCGCCGGCTGGTCGGCGGCAAGCAGGTGATGATCGAGCAGCTGGAGCGGCTGGTGGAGCTGTCGCACCTGCCGCATGTGACCGTCCAGGTGCTGCCGTTCGACATGGGGGCGCACCCGGGCATCAACGGGCAGTACGCCATTCTGGAATTCCCGGACGCCGCGGATTCCAGCGTCGTCTATATCGAGGGCGTCACCAGCGACCTCTATCTGGAGAAGGCGAATGACGTGCAGCGGTACAGCGTCATGTACGAGCACCTGAGGGCACAGGCGCTGAATGTGGAGCAGACCCGGCATTTCATCGACGGGATCGCGAAGGAGTACACCCGCCTGAACACGGGGTGAACTCCGGCTGGAGGGGCATGTAAACCAGCCAGAGCGCAAAGTCCGGTATGAGAGAAATGAAGTGATGTTACGAGTGAGGCGACGGCACGGTACACCGTCGCCACCTCGCAGCGGAAGACCTGCATGGTATATACCATCCGGTCGAGTGAACGGCCCCTTCACTCGGGGAGCTTGGCGAGTAGCGTCGATCACGCCACCGGGTAATCCGCTGGCGCTCACACAACTCTCTGAACCGGAGTGAACATGGCCATTCGTCAGGGTGCTACGGAAAACTGGACGAAGTCGTCGTATTCCGGGGGCAACGGCGCCTGCGTCGAAGTCAAGTCCCCTCTTGTGCAGGCGATTGCGGTGCGTGACTCGAAGGCCCCCGAAGGCCCTTCGCTCACCTTCGTCCCCGGCGCCTGGAACACGTTCGTGCGTGATGTCGCCAAGGGCTCCATCACCGCCTGACCGTGTTTCCCTTGCGCGCCGTACCGCCGCACCGACGCAAGTGCAGCCGGTAGCCCTCTCGTCCGGTTCGCCGTCCTGGCCGAGAGGGCTCCTCGCACGAATGCGGGGAGCCCGGCCGCCGCACGGCACCACCCGCCGCCCGATTCAGCGCAGCTGATCGACGTACCGGTCCGTGCCCGGCACGGTCGGGATGAACGGCGCCACCAGTTCCACCCGTCCCAGACCCGACTCCGCCACCGTCGCGTCGAGCCCGGCGAAGTGCTCCGCCCAGCACGCTCGCGGATCCTCCTGGAGGAACCAGAGCAGGGTCAGCCGGGTGTCGACGCCCTCCACCTGCTTCACATAGGTCATCCGGTCGCCCGGCAACGGCGTGGGACGGAACACGGTCACCATCGCCGCGGGCGACCCGCTCAGCCGCTTCGGCAGATGCCGGGAGCGCAGCCACTCCAGCAACTCGGCCCGCTGTCCGGGCCCTTCGGCGTCGATCACCTCCAGCACCAGTCCGCGATAGGGATGATCGAGGGCGTGGAAGTCCCGGGGCCCCGCGGCCCCGTCCCGGTAGACCGTCGCCTCGTGGTCCTGGAACGCCGTGAAGACATGGGTGCGGTCCTGGTAGACCCGGCCGTCGCGGTTCAGCCGCTTGTTGATGCCGACGGTCCACTTCATGTGGTCGTCGTAGCGCCCGTCCGTCACCCAGTACGTGGACAGATAGCACCCGGCGCCGACCGGCTGTGCGATCGCGGACTTGTCCGGGTAGCGCAGCTCCTGAAGCTCCCGGGTGGCCACCCAGCGCCGGCCGGAGAACATCCAGGGCATCGCCATCGCGCCCGCATAGTAATGATCATCTTCGTACCATCGGTTGTACGCGAACTCATGACCCGGGTGCGGTTCCACCATGGTGATCAGCGCGTGCCCGGGATGGACTCCGTACGGCCCCAGCGCGGCCAGTTCGGCGTACGTGTCACTCCGCGTCCCGCCGCCCCGCTCCTGTCCGGGCCTCGTTCCCTCACCCATGCCGTTCCCCTTCCGTACTCCGCCGGAGGGACCTACTCTGACGCCCCGTCAGAAGAAGTTCCAGAGCCGGGAGGCGTCGATGTTGCTCGCGGGGAAGACCGTCATCGTGTCCGGGGTGGGCGCCGGGCTCGGGCATCAGATCGCGGCCACGGTCGTGCGCGACGGGGGCAACGCCGTCCTCGGGGCGCGGACCGCGGCCAATCTCGCCAAGTCGGCCGCGGAGATCGACCCGGCGGGGCTGCACACCGCACACCTGGCCACCGACATCACCGACGAGGCGCAGTGCGAGGCACTCGCGGCGCTGGCCGTCGAGCGGTTCGGACGGATCGACGCGGTGGTCCATGTCGCCGCCTGGGACAGCTACTTCGGCGGGGTCGAGGACGCCGATCTGGACACCTGGAAGGCGGTCGTCGACGTCAATCTGCTCGGCACCCTGCGGATGACGCGCGCCTGCCTGCCCGCCCTCAAGGAGCGCGGCGGCTCGGTCGTCGTCATCGGCACGCAGTCCGCGGTGGCGGCACCGTCCCAGGTGCGGCAGGCGGCGTACGCGGCCTCCAAGGGTGCGCTCACCTCGGCGATGTACTCCATGGCCTGGGAGTTCGGACCGCACCGGATCCGGGTGAACACCGTGCTGCCGGGCTGGATGTGGGGACCGCCGGTGCAGGCCTACGTACAGTTCACCGCGCACACCGAGGCGGTGCCCGAGTCCGAGGTGCTGGGAAGGCTCTCGGATCGCATGGCGCTGCCCGAGCTGGCGACGGACGGCGATGTGGCGGAGGCCGCGGTCTTCCTGGCCTCCGACCGGGCACGGGCGATCACCGGGCAGTCCCTGCTCGTCAACGCCGGCGAGCTGATGCGCTGACGCGCGGGCGCGCTCCGCAGGGAGTTCGGCAAGGTCAGTTCTCCTCCTTCTCGGCCGCACGGGACCCGCATCCCGTGCGGTCTTGTCGTTGCTCTTCGGCGCTCCTGGACGTTCCTTTGTTTCTCTGCACAGCCTGACGAAGTGCCCGCTCATCGTGTGGCCCCCGTCACGTGCACGACAACGCTTTCGTGGGTCAAGAACAAGTAAAATCGTTCGGCTTACTGATCCGCGTTCACATCCCTGACCGCTGAAGACCTTGACCGAGGTACCGAACAGGCGGTTCAATCCCCGAAGTCCCCGTTCCCGCACGGGGGCGCCGCTGAACGGCCGTACTGACGAAGTGCGTACCCCGTTCACAAGGCGGACCCCAGGAGGGGGCACATGAACAGTCTCGACTGGGTCGTGCTCATCGGCTACTTCGGCGTGATGATCGCGATCGGACTCTGGTCCCACAAGCGTGTCGACAACGTCAGCGACTTCTTCACGGCCGGCGGCAAGATGCCGTGGTGGCTTTCCGGCATCTCGCACCACATGTCCGGCTACAGCGCCGTGATGTTCACCGGCTACGCCGGCATCGCGTACCAGTACGGCGTCACGTCCTTCGTGACGTGGTCGCTCCCCATCGCCATCGGCATCGGGATCGGCGCCAAGCTCTTCGCCCCGCGGCTCAACCGGCTGCGCTCGCGACTGCACGTCGCCTCACCGCTCGAATACCTGAAGAACCGCTACAACGTCCCGACCCAGCAGGCGCTCGCCTGGTCCGGTCTGCTGCTGAAGATCGTGGACGTCGGCGCCAAGTGGGCGGCCATCGCCACCCTGCTCT harbors:
- a CDS encoding DUF397 domain-containing protein codes for the protein MAIRQGATENWTKSSYSGGNGACVEVKSPLVQAIAVRDSKAPEGPSLTFVPGAWNTFVRDVAKGSITA
- a CDS encoding serine hydrolase; the protein is MAGESPDKSEQQKSSGTTRSETDPRLAVFREPASPAESGSGSDTATAVFRTQRTEPAEPDGADGGDGGDGGDGGDGRDGGDVDEAGVAGGGAGADESADTSAGASVSDGSVSDGPEDADDSVSDDAEDADDSVSDDSGESDAVPPQEPEAGEAAEGAPEAVGGPESPAEAPEAGADAAEARAETVEPVEPSEDAPVEPVEAAKGKSDEQPAEAAGPVEGDARLRAAVAAWVSKDEDAADGAAESKESKKPDGSEEPKAPAAPDGEDAAPEDDGTPTDTDTDDAADTDGDADAATDDAADTTSDVRVPRTREESGKESDDEAQPAADTRGIDQATAVFKAPRLPRVDQPTTALKITPPPAEQKPKPGPETGSRPEAPAERTSKFVKLRADDVRPAPAPRTPEAPAPAAPGAARQQPAASLSGAERTRQQPMPPRPPLDLLAELTNTPPPPETPVRTAVRRVKIWTPLVLLLLIIFAVVQMVRPLPAPVLTMTAQSAYTFEGGDLNLSWPEQGQSAVTVDGVGSLGSAGAQKPAPIASVAKIMTAYVVLKEHPLTGKEQGEKITVDQQAEDESKLGDESTAPISKGQQFTEKQMLQLLMIPSGNNAARLFARWDSSEAEFIAKMNAAAKNLGMTGTTYTDPSGLKKTTVSTAADQLKLARAVMQNEVFREIVDTPQINIDGVDGTIYNNNTILLEPGVSGIKTGSSTPAGGNLVWSANTVVDGKTLWIYGAVMGQQAGTGQPYDSLVMSLNNSLKLIKDAQKAVTSATVVKKGDVVGYVDDGFGGHTPLVATGDLKAKGWAGLKIELSVKGNGEEISRSMKAGTKVGVVTVGTGPGKVSTPVALQADLKDPGFGQKLTRIG
- a CDS encoding SDR family oxidoreductase, whose product is MLLAGKTVIVSGVGAGLGHQIAATVVRDGGNAVLGARTAANLAKSAAEIDPAGLHTAHLATDITDEAQCEALAALAVERFGRIDAVVHVAAWDSYFGGVEDADLDTWKAVVDVNLLGTLRMTRACLPALKERGGSVVVIGTQSAVAAPSQVRQAAYAASKGALTSAMYSMAWEFGPHRIRVNTVLPGWMWGPPVQAYVQFTAHTEAVPESEVLGRLSDRMALPELATDGDVAEAAVFLASDRARAITGQSLLVNAGELMR
- a CDS encoding MFS transporter, with the translated sequence MTTAEPTRASSTASASAAGSTGGADGPGGPDGAGGPTGRFDALKERCLRHPVLLTTAVAAVAHILWFLFFANSGGDIAAQDAWAEFVGRHPGTAYNLAWYGGMHPVSYSVVSPYLMSLVGVRTTMMIAGTVSAGLTSLILYRVKAVRNPLACSMAGVFAYLCNALSGRVTFGLGMMFAIGATAAVFCWPYRWRYKRWAKAAVAAPLAALATASSPVAGLFLGVIAAALFLNKRRPGAYALGLAPVVVVALSAWLFPFSGTQPMSVATLSGPFVFAWLVFFLVPRDWRTVRTAAAVYGTGTLLTYVIDSQIGSNVSRMAMLFAGVVLLAALPYTVPRSRKWYALVLAFVGLNFWIGFKGVDDIVRTAPTASWTRALAPLVDQLQQVGADRGRVEVVPPSSHRESAAMLQHVNLARGWNRQADMERNPLFYDDTLNPVNYRQWLDRWAVHYVVLPKGDPDSSGAAQETELVDKGLPYLKAIWSDENWRLFAVEGPVPMADPPATVDKAEAGELTIHVKEAGRVLIRIPYSPWLAVVDEKGKSLERPQETEASKERADKDTPKSFVNTNGCLIKMDEDEYGDEWTELLAPRPGVYRLGAPYQLQPGTPCPDELR
- a CDS encoding helix-turn-helix domain-containing protein produces the protein MPSNVNPTVRRRRLGQELRRLREIKGMTAEEVAERLLVSQSKISRLENGRRSISQRDVRDLCGVYEVEDVRIVDSLMQMAKDSRQQGWWHAFGDIPYSVYIGLETDAESLRVYEPQVVPGLLQTRQYAEALINGALPEAPPSDIDKRVSVRSRRQDRITAPEHPLRLWAVIDESALRRLVGGKQVMIEQLERLVELSHLPHVTVQVLPFDMGAHPGINGQYAILEFPDAADSSVVYIEGVTSDLYLEKANDVQRYSVMYEHLRAQALNVEQTRHFIDGIAKEYTRLNTG
- a CDS encoding GOLPH3/VPS74 family protein, whose protein sequence is MGRSRRTIPEELLLLALDPTTGTTAQPQSLDLGLAGAQLVELALAGRIAPDGDRIAVVMPRPTGDPTLDSALELLRRRGSPVRAVHWIGGPRLGLRQIYLAHLERCGMVHAVAGQMCGVLPTTRYQATDTAISRDIRARLDSAIRTGVPPDPRTAALAALAHAVGLGKHLYPGNEGRSSRSRLRDLIRHDPMGGLVAHAVMDVQNGAVAQPRRNQAAGVPLQQQVQSQSRRDSMAHTVAH